A stretch of Mucilaginibacter terrae DNA encodes these proteins:
- a CDS encoding GrpB family protein: MKQKTLHDLTSEEIGQLFPVEISTYSNHWPQLYEQEKELMIKNIDPDLFSNIEHFGSTSVPGLSAKNTIDILMEVEFEDAKNDRLIQQMQALGYEFNWQNEGPNTHMVFAKGYMVNQPKSQTYHVHAGPKNHPLWDRAIFRDYLIKHPETAKAYADLKLKLAGEYRHQRVAYRIAKTDFVTAITQKAKQELL; the protein is encoded by the coding sequence ATGAAGCAAAAAACCTTGCACGACTTAACCAGCGAAGAAATTGGACAGCTGTTTCCGGTTGAAATTAGCACGTACAGTAACCATTGGCCCCAATTATACGAGCAGGAAAAAGAGCTGATGATTAAAAATATCGATCCGGATCTGTTCTCAAATATCGAACACTTCGGCAGCACCTCGGTGCCTGGTCTATCGGCTAAAAACACCATTGATATTTTAATGGAAGTGGAATTTGAAGATGCAAAAAACGACAGGCTTATACAACAAATGCAGGCATTAGGCTATGAATTTAACTGGCAAAATGAAGGCCCTAATACTCACATGGTTTTTGCAAAAGGTTATATGGTAAACCAACCCAAAAGCCAAACCTATCATGTACATGCCGGTCCTAAAAATCACCCTTTGTGGGACCGGGCAATTTTTAGAGACTACCTCATTAAACATCCTGAAACGGCAAAAGCCTATGCCGACCTGAAATTGAAACTGGCCGGTGAGTACCGGCACCAGCGGGTAGCTTACCGCATTGCCAAAACCGATTTTGTTACAGCCATTACCCAAAAAGCTAAACAGGAGCTTTTATAA